The following are encoded together in the Bradyrhizobium algeriense genome:
- a CDS encoding cytochrome P460 family protein, whose amino-acid sequence MTSTEPEKKRSPCATVIVVAVVLLVVLLTCMPYLLSMALAQAPAARAEASPIFGVTIPDGYKQWELIAPAEEAAPLNELRAVVGNQTAIDAYNDGKLPFPDGTILVKRAWKRAKSPEFASATIPGAATTVQVMVKDSRKYGATGGWGFGRFVNGRPVDEGQHRTCFACHEAGAKDHDYVFTRLAP is encoded by the coding sequence ATGACCTCGACGGAACCTGAAAAGAAGAGATCGCCCTGCGCCACGGTCATCGTGGTGGCCGTGGTCCTCCTCGTCGTTCTCCTCACTTGCATGCCATACCTGCTCTCGATGGCCCTTGCGCAGGCGCCCGCGGCACGCGCCGAGGCATCGCCAATCTTCGGCGTCACCATCCCGGATGGCTACAAGCAGTGGGAACTGATCGCGCCCGCCGAGGAGGCCGCTCCCCTGAATGAGCTGCGCGCCGTCGTCGGCAACCAGACCGCGATCGACGCCTACAACGACGGAAAGCTACCGTTCCCCGATGGCACCATTCTCGTCAAGCGCGCCTGGAAGCGGGCGAAGTCTCCCGAGTTCGCATCCGCCACGATTCCCGGCGCCGCGACCACAGTCCAGGTGATGGTCAAGGACTCGCGCAAATATGGAGCGACGGGCGGTTGGGGCTTCGGCCGGTTCGTAAACGGCAGGCCGGTCGACGAGGGGCAGCACCGCACCTGTTTTGCCTGCCATGAAGCTGGTGCGAAGGACCACGACTACGTCTTTACGCGCCTCGCCCCATGA